The following coding sequences lie in one Streptomyces sp. Edi2 genomic window:
- a CDS encoding GntR family transcriptional regulator yields the protein MRTPGADALLGPAEQPWAVWLSASGDVLERPNRDAALATAAARNNTYAQAADGRPHYAVVLRHGRPWRGEETAPGARVSPDTRKVHVQFAELLREQILAGPLSPGDRLPPQRELAATYGVGLKTVENAQKLLMGEGLLAKVGRGIVVTSTAPVATQPLPGLDLSPAQPAAVEVSHFGTAAYRQLVQRLKELISSGDYPAGSEFPTARALADQHGYSIYSAQQAVGSLKDQRLLVAGHRGVTVVAHTSRTGAGDSTIPARDTTGVISTPTHE from the coding sequence GTGCGCACCCCTGGCGCCGACGCCCTCCTCGGGCCTGCGGAACAGCCCTGGGCCGTGTGGCTGTCTGCCTCTGGCGACGTCCTGGAGCGTCCCAACCGCGACGCAGCCCTGGCCACGGCGGCAGCCCGAAATAACACCTACGCCCAGGCCGCTGACGGCCGGCCGCACTACGCGGTGGTCCTGCGCCACGGGCGCCCCTGGCGTGGGGAGGAGACCGCCCCGGGAGCCCGAGTCAGCCCGGACACCCGCAAAGTCCACGTACAGTTCGCCGAGTTGCTGCGCGAGCAGATCCTCGCCGGCCCGCTCAGCCCAGGGGACCGTCTGCCCCCACAGCGTGAGCTCGCCGCGACTTACGGCGTCGGACTCAAGACCGTGGAGAACGCCCAGAAGCTCCTCATGGGCGAGGGGCTGCTCGCCAAGGTCGGCCGCGGCATCGTGGTCACCTCCACGGCGCCCGTGGCGACCCAGCCACTACCCGGGCTCGACCTCTCTCCCGCGCAGCCGGCCGCCGTAGAGGTCAGCCACTTCGGCACGGCGGCCTACCGGCAGTTGGTGCAACGGCTGAAGGAACTCATATCGTCCGGCGATTACCCCGCCGGCTCCGAGTTCCCCACGGCGCGAGCGCTGGCCGACCAGCACGGATACAGCATCTACAGCGCGCAGCAGGCCGTAGGCAGTCTCAAGGACCAACGCCTGCTTGTCGCCGGCCACCGCGGCGTGACCGTCGTGGCCCACACCTCACGTACGGGTGCCGGTGACAGCACGATCCCGGCGAGGGACACCACTGGCGTAATCTCAACCCCGACACACGAATGA
- a CDS encoding VWA domain-containing protein: MFNKLFSRPALQSAHPVSPATTPAPPPVPVRRTSVIGLTKKAEVSLRKHELSGQRAAVYLVLDRSGSMRKHYANGSVQYLAEQVLGLARGLDDDGNVPVVFFSTGVDGTTEVHLGNYAGRIQDVHQELGSMGRTHYAKAIAHVVKHHLASEAHAQGIPALVVFQTDGGPTNRDAAEAALRAASVYPLFWNFVGYGMKIDFLVKLDELGHRAVDNASHFHAADPHNVADEDLYDSLTGEFRDWLVQARAEGIVR; this comes from the coding sequence ATGTTCAACAAGCTGTTCTCCCGCCCCGCCCTTCAGTCCGCCCATCCCGTATCCCCCGCTACCACTCCGGCCCCGCCGCCGGTCCCGGTGCGGCGGACGTCGGTCATCGGTCTCACCAAGAAGGCTGAGGTCAGTCTGCGCAAGCACGAACTGAGCGGACAGCGGGCCGCTGTCTACTTGGTCCTGGACCGGTCCGGTTCCATGCGAAAGCACTATGCCAACGGCTCCGTCCAGTATCTCGCCGAACAGGTGCTGGGGCTGGCCCGTGGCCTCGATGACGACGGCAACGTCCCCGTGGTGTTCTTCTCCACCGGCGTCGACGGCACCACCGAGGTCCATCTCGGCAACTACGCCGGCAGGATCCAGGACGTCCACCAGGAGCTCGGCTCCATGGGGCGAACGCACTACGCGAAGGCGATAGCCCACGTCGTCAAGCACCACCTCGCCTCCGAGGCTCACGCCCAGGGCATCCCCGCACTGGTGGTCTTCCAGACCGATGGTGGTCCCACCAACCGGGACGCCGCCGAGGCGGCCCTGCGCGCGGCCTCGGTCTACCCGTTGTTCTGGAACTTCGTCGGCTACGGAATGAAGATCGACTTCTTGGTCAAACTGGACGAGCTCGGCCACCGAGCCGTCGACAATGCGAGCCACTTCCACGCAGCTGATCCTCATAACGTGGCCGACGAGGATCTTTACGACAGCCTCACCGGAGAATTCCGGGACTGGCTGGTACAGGCCCGCGCCGAGGGAATCGTGCGCTAA
- a CDS encoding DUF6884 domain-containing protein: MSPPAGSMSWLQRAALASARVHHAGHVPAAIRGQELQALAHRGLVEALPGIELVDLHRPCIAAQFRITAAGRRRAEATPRPQLIVVPCASRKSDQAVAAAEQMYIGSYHLAARKAALAVIGSREQLLVLSAKFGLLRLSDHILAYDLTSGQPGTVGPQALREQAHHLAVTGCRVTVLAGLRYAALARHVWTDLHHPLAGARGIGDHLAYFATQYGPPAEARETTGGRTVSTGPTRHSHTMRPARAISSSGAIT, from the coding sequence GTGAGCCCGCCTGCCGGCAGTATGAGCTGGCTGCAGCGCGCCGCGCTGGCCTCGGCACGGGTGCACCACGCCGGCCATGTGCCGGCAGCCATTCGCGGGCAGGAACTGCAGGCACTGGCACATCGCGGCCTGGTGGAGGCCCTCCCGGGCATCGAGCTCGTGGACCTCCACCGTCCCTGCATCGCAGCGCAGTTCCGCATCACAGCTGCGGGCAGGCGCCGGGCCGAAGCCACACCGCGACCGCAGCTGATTGTGGTGCCGTGCGCCTCCCGCAAGAGCGACCAGGCCGTGGCGGCCGCCGAGCAGATGTATATCGGCAGCTACCACCTCGCCGCGCGCAAGGCCGCCTTGGCCGTGATCGGCAGCAGAGAGCAACTTCTCGTCCTGTCAGCAAAGTTCGGGCTTCTCAGACTGTCCGATCACATCCTCGCCTACGACCTGACATCCGGGCAGCCCGGCACCGTCGGGCCCCAGGCCCTGCGCGAGCAGGCCCACCACCTGGCGGTCACCGGCTGCCGCGTGACCGTCCTTGCAGGACTCCGCTACGCCGCGCTGGCCCGCCACGTCTGGACAGATCTCCATCACCCCCTGGCCGGTGCGCGGGGCATCGGAGACCACCTGGCCTACTTCGCCACCCAGTACGGCCCGCCGGCAGAGGCCCGGGAGACGACGGGCGGCCGGACCGTATCCACAGGCCCGACCCGTCACTCTCACACCATGCGCCCCGCCAGGGCGATCTCGTCCTCAGGAGCCATCACATGA